The Dehalococcoidia bacterium nucleotide sequence TTTTATCGCTCCCCCGAAAGCGCCGGAGTTAACCATACTGTCGTAAGATTCGTACTGTGTTACCAGCAGTTCGATACTTTGCATTTGATAGGAGAGCATGTTCTGGATGGCATGAGTTCTGGCCTGGGCAATGCCTTCCAGATTGGATTTTGCCTCATCCTCCAACCCGTTTGCAGCTACAGTCCTGCCGATGAGCGTGCCGCTCACCCCAGTCAGCAAAACCGCTGCCAGAATCAAAGTCAGTATTTTGGTTCGGATGCTCATCCAGCTTCCTCCGTCAGTTTCCCAATCATGCTCGCAAATCCCGCTATCACAGGTCTTGATAGGCTCATGGCCGACACTTGGAGTTAGTACTAGAGTAATCTTAGTAGAACATATTTGAGTTTAGTAGATTTTGGGAATCACGTACACTGGGCCTACACACATGTCATATTCAGGTAAACCCCCAATCCATAGTGGGGTTTGTATGCAAGCAGGTTGGCCATTTGCACGGGAGAAGGGTCATGCGAAGGGAGGGTCACTCTACGGGAGAAGGTCGCGGAGCAAGGGGATGAACTTATGATTGGCCCTGGGGAAGGGGTAGCGTTCGATCTCAGCGAGGGTGATCCAGCGGTAATCTACCGGCCCGTTCAGTTTGACATCTCCGGCAATGCAGGTACATACAAAGACTTCCATGATGACACGGAAATGCGTGTAAGCGTGCCTCACCTGCGTCAGATGAGAACAGATTTCCACGTCGAGGTTGGTCTCCTCTTTGATCTCTCGAACGCAGGCCGCTTGGGCAGATTCAGTGGCATTGATCTTGCCACCCGGAAATTCCCACAGGCCCCCAAGAAGCCCCTCCGATTTTCGACGAGTAATCAGTATGCGATCGTTTCGGATAACCACACCCACTGCGCTATGGACCTCCGGGGTGGGTTTTGACGGGATTCTCTTGGGATAGGCGTTCTCTGTTTGGCGTTGATACGATTGGCATTGGACATTGATGGGGCAACAGGCGCAATCAGGATTTCTGGGCGTGCAGATCACGGCACCCAATTCCATCATCGCCTGATTGAAATCACCGGGGTTCTGATGATCAAGGAGTTCGTCGGCAGCTTGTCGAAAGGTTTTGTGGGAAGCAGATGCATTGACAGGGGCATCGATCTGAAGAAGCC carries:
- the mutY gene encoding A/G-specific adenine glycosylase, with product MSTSPEVEIIQQSLLGWYEANHRDLPWRRTEDPYAIWVSEVMLQQTQVQTVIPYYRRFLERFPSLQSLANAELGDVLKIWEGLGYYARARNFHLAARKVMAEHRGSIPHDAKSFRQLPGVGEYIAAAVGSIAFDRPEAVVDGNVKRVLARLLQIDAPVNASASHKTFRQAADELLDHQNPGDFNQAMMELGAVICTPRNPDCACCPINVQCQSYQRQTENAYPKRIPSKPTPEVHSAVGVVIRNDRILITRRKSEGLLGGLWEFPGGKINATESAQAACVREIKEETNLDVEICSHLTQVRHAYTHFRVIMEVFVCTCIAGDVKLNGPVDYRWITLAEIERYPFPRANHKFIPLLRDLLP